One window from the genome of Rufibacter tibetensis encodes:
- the lipA gene encoding lipoyl synthase — MIALPVIQPAEAQTKPRKPDWLRVKLPVGKEYAKVRQLVDTYKLHTICESGNCPNMGECWGAGTATFMILGNVCTRSCSFCAVATGRPNEYDLDEPRRVAEAIQLMGVKHAVITSVNRDELKDRGASVWHETVVQIKNLSPETTIETLIPDVKANWEALDVMISAGQEVVSHNMETVRNLYRQVRPQAKYDRSLEQIKRTKEYGKRTKSGIMLGLGETKEQVYEAMDDLAANGLDILTLGQYLQPTKMHIEVAEFIHPDLFAHYREEGLNRGLKYVESGPLVRSSYHAERHVHV, encoded by the coding sequence TTGATTGCGTTGCCGGTTATCCAACCTGCTGAAGCTCAAACTAAACCCCGTAAGCCAGACTGGCTGCGCGTGAAATTGCCGGTAGGCAAAGAATACGCCAAAGTCAGACAACTGGTAGATACCTATAAACTACATACTATCTGCGAAAGCGGAAACTGCCCGAACATGGGAGAGTGCTGGGGTGCCGGTACTGCCACCTTCATGATTCTGGGCAACGTATGTACCCGCTCCTGTTCTTTCTGCGCTGTGGCCACTGGCCGGCCAAACGAGTATGACTTAGATGAGCCTAGGCGCGTAGCTGAAGCCATTCAACTCATGGGCGTGAAGCATGCGGTGATCACCTCGGTGAACCGTGACGAGCTGAAAGACCGTGGCGCCAGTGTATGGCATGAGACTGTTGTGCAGATCAAGAACCTTTCGCCGGAAACCACCATTGAAACGCTTATCCCAGACGTGAAAGCCAACTGGGAAGCTTTGGATGTGATGATTTCAGCCGGGCAGGAAGTGGTGTCGCACAACATGGAAACTGTTAGAAACCTGTACCGCCAGGTTCGCCCACAGGCCAAGTATGACCGCAGCTTAGAGCAGATTAAGCGTACAAAGGAGTATGGCAAACGCACCAAGAGTGGCATCATGTTAGGCTTGGGCGAAACCAAGGAGCAGGTGTACGAAGCCATGGATGACCTAGCCGCCAACGGTTTAGATATCCTCACCTTAGGTCAGTACCTGCAGCCTACCAAAATGCACATTGAGGTGGCCGAGTTCATCCACCCAGACTTGTTCGCTCATTACCGTGAAGAAGGCCTGAACCGTGGATTGAAGTATGTAGAATCTGGTCCGCTGGTGCGTTCTTCTTACCACGCAGAACGTCACGTGCACGTGTAG